The following proteins are co-located in the Vigna unguiculata cultivar IT97K-499-35 chromosome 9, ASM411807v1, whole genome shotgun sequence genome:
- the LOC114163063 gene encoding lysine histidine transporter-like 8 codes for MMEEVVEVKVSTKLRETQSSETITTPPLEEVSSRDGDGVPKTPKSPFASRLMNTPLASPMKKAIENMQGYFGEVRRFTKLDPQDDWLPITQSRNGNAYYAAFHVLSSGIGFQALLLPFAFTTLGWTWGITCLCVAFTWQLYTLWLLVQLHESESGVRHSRYLRLAMAAFGVKMGKVLALFPIMYLSGGTCVTLIMIGASTMKIFFEMVVGEPCPLSPVEWYLVFTCTAILLAQLPNLNSIAGVSLIGAVTAVGYCGLIFILSVVKGRLAHVTYEPPRGQSDTTMVFRAWNALGIIAFAFRGHNLVLEIQGTMPSDAKQPSRLAMWRGVMFAYLVIALCLFPLSIGGYWVYGNLIPTNRGMLGALHKYHEHDTPKFIIALTSLLVVINSLTSFQIYAMPVFDNLEFKYTSKKNKPCPRWLRIAFRGLFGCLAFFIAVTLPFLPSLAGLIGGVALPITLAYPCLMWLQIKKPQKRSTNWYLNWTLGVIGMILSLLVVIGAIWGIVEQGIEIHFFRPQ; via the exons atgatgGAGGAAGTGGTGGAAGTAAAGGTAAGTACTAAACTGAGAGAGACTCAGAGCTCCGAAACCATCACAACTCCACCACTCGAAGAAGTTTCATCACGTGATGGTGATGGGGTCCCAAAAACTCCAAAAAGCCCTTTTGCATCTCGTTTGATGAACACTCCTTTGGCCAGTCCCATGAAGAAGGCCATTGAAAACATGCAAGGTTACTTCGGAGAAGTTCGTCGCTTCACCAAGCTCGATCCTCAAGATGATTGGCTTCCCATCACCCAATCCAGAAACGGAAACGCTTATTACGCTGCGTTTCATGTCCTTTCTTCTGGGATCGGATTTCAGGCCCTTCTTCTTCCCTTCGCCTTCACCACTCTTGGCTG GACTTGGGGAATCACGTGTCTCTGTGTGGCTTTTACATGGCAACTCTACACGCTGTGGTTACTGGTTCAGCTTCACGAGTCAGAATCAGGGGTGCGCCATAGTAGGTACCTCAGACTTGCTATGGCAGCATTCG GAGTAAAGATGGGAAAAGTGTTGGCACTGTTCCCGATAATGTACTTATCGGGTGGGACGTGTGTGACACTGATCATGATCGGTGCGAGCACGATGAAGATATTTTTTGAGATGGTGGTCGGAGAGCCATGTCCCCTCTCACCGGTTGAGTGGTATTTGGTGTTTACATGCACAGCGATTTTGCTTGCACAGTTACCGAACCTCAATTCAATTGCAGGGGTTTCTCTCATTGGAGCCGTCACTGCCGTAGGTTACTGTggtcttatatttatattgtctGTGGTCAAAGGTAGACTTGCTCATGTAACGTATGAGCCACCTAGGGGACAATCAGACACTACCATGGTTTTTAGGGCGTGGAATGCACTTGGCATCATTGCCTTTGCTTTCCGCGGTCACAATCTTGTGCTGGAAATACAG GGAACCATGCCTTCGGACGCTAAGCAACCTTCACGCTTGGCTATGTGGAGAGGAGTTATGTTTGCTTACCTAGTGATCGCTTTGTGTTTGTTCCCACTTTCAATTGGAGGTTATTGGGTCTACGGAAATTTG ATACCTACTAACAGAGGGATGTTAGGTGCTTTACACAAATACCACGAGCATGATACGCCAAAATTCATCATCGCTTTGACAAGCTTGTTAGTTGTTATAAACAGCCTCACTTCCTTCCAAATCTATGCAATGCCAGTATTTGACAATCTGGAATTTAAATACACCAGCAAGAAGAACAAGCCTTGTCCACGATGGCTACGGATAGCTTTCAGGGGACTGTTTGGGTGCCTAGCATTTTTTATTGCTGTAACTTTACCATTCTTACCTAGTTTGGCAGGTCTGATTGGAGGGGTTGCCCTACCAATAACCTTAGCTTATCCCTGTTTGATGTGGCTACAGATTAAGAAACCACAGAAACGTAGCACAAACTGGTACCTGAACTGGACACTAGGAGTTATTGGGATGATTCTGAGCCTACTGGTTGTCATAGGAGCCATTTGGGGCATAGTAGAACAGGGCATAGAGATCCATTTCTTCAGGCCACAGTAA
- the LOC114163066 gene encoding uncharacterized protein LOC114163066, which produces MITRSNLAEQLREYQIRSKHDWASVSFFSSTSSNITTSRVDVVVFVIWELIILAFLVFSVVSLYFKHIQLAFILVCITILLLLCMKITKQVRLARKKKRRMLLPLSM; this is translated from the exons ATGATAACGCGATCGAATCTGGCCGAACAGTTACGCGAGTATCAGATTCGATCCAAGCATGACTGGGCCTCTGTCTCGTTCTTCTCCTCCACTTCTTCAAACATCACCACTTCCAG GGTGGATGTGGTGGTTTTTGTAATATGGGAACTTATTATTTTAGCCTTCTTGGTGTTTTCGGTAGTCTCTCTGTACTTCAAGCACATCCAACTTGCTTTTATTTTAGTCTGCATCACAATCCTATTGCTTTTATGCATGAAAATTACAAAGCAAGTAAGACTCGCAAGGAAAAAGAAACGAAGGATGCTTCTTCCATTGTCAATGTAA
- the LOC114163064 gene encoding uncharacterized protein LOC114163064, translating into MASSSASSTPGAAAENSKKGLGFLSHAMKRKDSFIQLFAMTGILLLSMRSLGQKYKIHNLEEDIRVLRDENTSLSDRVRNIKRDLLREASLDSSGLFASRLRRLFSAE; encoded by the coding sequence ATGGCTTCCTCCTCAGCTTCTTCGACACCGGGCGCCGCCGCTGAGAACTCGAAGAaagggttagggtttttgtCTCACGCGATGAAACGGAAGGACAGCTTCATTCAATTGTTCGCAATGACCGGAATCCTTCTCCTCAGCATGCGATCTTTAGGGCAGAAATACAAAATCCACAACCTCGAAGAAGATATCCGCGTCCTCAGGGACGAGAACACTTCTCTCTCCGACCGCGTCAGAAACATCAAGCGCGACCTCCTTCGAGAAGCTTCTCTTGACTCCTCCGGCCTCTTCGCCTCTCGCCTTCGCCGCCTCTTTTCCGCAGAATGA